Proteins encoded together in one Eublepharis macularius isolate TG4126 chromosome 2, MPM_Emac_v1.0, whole genome shotgun sequence window:
- the PSMA1 gene encoding proteasome subunit alpha type-1 codes for MFRNQYDNDVTVWSPQGRIHQIEYAMEAVKQGSATVGLKSKDHAVLVALKRAQSELAAHQKKILYVDNHIGISIAGLTADARLLCNFMRQECLDSRFVFDRPLPVSRLVSLIGSKTQIPTQRYGRRPYGVGLLIAGYDDMGPHIFQTCPSANYFDCKAMSIGARSQSARTYLERHMTEFADCNLNELVKHGLRALRETLPAEQDLTTKNVSIGIVGKDMEFTIYDDDDVASFLEGLEERPQRKPAQPAEDSAEKADEPMEH; via the exons ATG TTTCGCAACCAGTATGACAATGATGTGACTGTTTGGAGTCCTCAG GGCCGAATTCACCAAATAGAATATGCAATGGAAGCCGTCAAGCAAGGCTCAGCAACTGTTGGTCTGAAATCAAAAGATCATGCTGTTCTGGTTGCTTTGAAG aGAGCACAGTCTGAGCTGGCTGCCCATCAGAAAAAAATCCTGTATGTTGACAACCATATTGGTATTTCAATTGCTGGACTTACTGCTGATGCAAGACTTCTATG CAACTTCATGCGTCAGGAGTGTCTGGATTCAAGATTTGTATTTGATAGGCCTCTTCCAGTGTCTCGACTAGTGTCTCTGATTGGAAGCA AAACACAAATACCAACACAGCGTTATGGAAGACGACCGTATGGTGTGGGACTTCTTATTGCAGGCTATGAT GATATGGGTCCCCATATCTTCCAGACCTGTCCTTCTGCAAATTATTTTGATTGCAAAGCAATGTCTATTGGTGCAAGATCCCAGTCAGCTCGAACTTATTTGGAGCGACACATGACCGAATTTGCTGACT GTAATCTGAATGAACTGGTTAAACATGGGCTGCGTGCTTTAAGAGAGACACTTCCTGCAGAACAAGACCTGACCACTAAG AATGTTTCCATTGGGATTGTTGGCAAAGATATGGAATTCACtatttatgatgatgatgatgtagcaTCATTCCTGGAAGGCCTTGAAGAAAGACCACAGAGAAAG CCTGCTCAACCAGCTGAGGATTCTGCAGAAAAGGCAGATGAACCAATGGAGCACTAA